In Candidatus Methylomirabilota bacterium, a single genomic region encodes these proteins:
- the ccrA gene encoding crotonyl-CoA carboxylase/reductase, whose protein sequence is MQDLYDLGERPPLGQVPARMHAYVVRQDRFGEPRTAWRREVIPVPPLAQGEVLIYVMASGINYNNVWAALGAPLDVIAERQRLGEPEDFHAGGSDCSGIVWAVGPGVTNVRVGDEIIVHSGWWRPDDPWVLSGKDPMLAESTRIWGYQTNYGSYCQFARAQAHQCVPKPARLTWEEAGCFLLCASTAWRMLVGWPPHVVEPGDVVLVWGAAGGLGSMALEITHARGGRAIAVVSDEAKRKFCLEHGAVGVINRTQFTHWGPLPDTKDARAYGEWAKGARAFGKAIWDALGERVSPRIVFEHPGESTLPTSGFVCATGGMIVICAGTTGYNVTMDLRYHWMRQKRLQGSHLSNDEQAAAVTSLVAAGKVDPALSQTYRFDDIPHCHQLMHDNKHPYGNMAVLVNAREPGQGRAG, encoded by the coding sequence ATGCAGGATCTCTACGATCTGGGAGAGCGGCCGCCGCTGGGCCAGGTGCCGGCACGGATGCACGCCTACGTGGTGCGCCAGGATCGGTTCGGAGAGCCTCGTACCGCCTGGCGGCGCGAGGTCATCCCCGTCCCGCCCCTGGCCCAGGGCGAGGTGCTCATCTATGTGATGGCCTCGGGGATCAACTACAACAACGTGTGGGCGGCGCTGGGCGCCCCGCTCGACGTGATCGCCGAACGCCAGCGGCTCGGGGAGCCCGAAGACTTTCACGCGGGCGGCAGCGACTGCTCGGGCATCGTCTGGGCGGTGGGGCCCGGCGTGACCAACGTGAGGGTCGGCGACGAGATCATCGTGCACAGCGGCTGGTGGCGACCCGACGATCCGTGGGTGCTCTCCGGCAAAGACCCGATGCTGGCCGAGAGCACCCGTATCTGGGGCTACCAGACGAACTACGGCTCCTACTGCCAGTTCGCTCGGGCCCAGGCGCACCAGTGCGTACCCAAGCCGGCGCGCCTGACCTGGGAAGAAGCGGGCTGTTTCCTGCTCTGCGCCTCCACCGCCTGGCGGATGCTCGTGGGCTGGCCGCCACACGTGGTGGAGCCCGGCGACGTGGTCCTCGTCTGGGGCGCCGCCGGGGGGCTGGGCAGCATGGCGCTGGAGATCACCCACGCCCGGGGCGGCCGGGCCATCGCGGTCGTTTCCGACGAGGCCAAGCGGAAGTTCTGTCTCGAGCACGGCGCCGTGGGCGTGATCAACCGCACGCAGTTCACCCACTGGGGTCCCTTGCCCGACACCAAGGACGCCCGGGCCTACGGGGAATGGGCCAAGGGCGCCCGCGCCTTCGGCAAGGCGATCTGGGATGCGCTCGGCGAGCGGGTCAGTCCCAGGATCGTCTTCGAGCACCCCGGAGAATCGACCCTGCCGACCTCCGGCTTCGTCTGCGCCACCGGCGGCATGATCGTGATCTGCGCGGGCACCACCGGCTACAACGTGACGATGGACCTGCGCTACCACTGGATGCGCCAGAAGCGCTTGCAGGGCAGCCACCTCTCGAACGATGAGCAGGCCGCGGCGGTGACCAGCCTCGTCGCCGCCGGCAAGGTCGACCCGGCCCTCAGCCAGACTTACCGCTTCGACGACATCCCCCACTGCCACCAGCTCATGCACGACAACAAACACCCCTACGGCAACATGGCCGTACTGGTGAACGCACGGGAACCTGGGCAGGGACGCGCCGGATGA
- a CDS encoding transporter codes for MAPRRTLRVVGPVLAVLLLDTTAGWAEREHFQLKVGAGYDQGDFGTSETTHTAYAPVTLRYLGERFDVGATALLIYLDSPEGITIVDGRPTLTGEGDGRDQVVGFGDTIIRARYFLVDDPGPGSWYGALAPFVKVKVPTGDEDRGLGTGEYDFGVGVEFDKQFAEIFFVFGDVSYTFMGDPPDEDFRDRPGASLGLAVRLGTVTASTMLDWRRALLSGDDDPLEVLGALAVKASPTTTITPYAFIGLTDGSPDWGLGFEMSYRFGRW; via the coding sequence GTGGCTCCACGGCGGACACTCCGCGTTGTCGGCCCGGTCCTCGCGGTGCTGCTGCTCGACACGACGGCCGGCTGGGCCGAGCGCGAGCATTTCCAGCTGAAGGTCGGCGCCGGCTACGACCAGGGCGATTTCGGAACGTCCGAGACGACGCACACCGCCTACGCCCCCGTCACGTTGCGTTACCTCGGCGAGCGCTTCGACGTGGGCGCGACGGCCCTCCTCATCTACCTCGACTCGCCCGAAGGTATCACGATCGTGGACGGGCGGCCGACCCTCACCGGCGAGGGCGACGGGCGAGACCAGGTCGTGGGGTTCGGCGACACGATCATCCGCGCCCGGTACTTTTTGGTGGACGATCCCGGACCCGGCTCGTGGTACGGCGCGCTGGCGCCGTTCGTCAAGGTCAAGGTGCCGACCGGCGACGAAGACCGCGGGCTGGGGACCGGCGAGTATGATTTCGGCGTCGGCGTGGAGTTCGACAAGCAGTTCGCCGAGATCTTCTTCGTCTTCGGTGACGTCAGCTACACGTTCATGGGCGATCCCCCGGACGAGGACTTCCGTGACCGTCCGGGCGCCAGCCTGGGTCTGGCCGTCCGGCTGGGGACGGTCACCGCCAGCACCATGCTCGACTGGCGCCGGGCCCTGCTGTCCGGCGACGACGACCCGCTGGAGGTGCTGGGCGCGCTCGCGGTCAAGGCCTCGCCGACAACCACCATCACCCCCTACGCGTTCATTGGACTGACGGACGGCAGCCCCGACTGGGGCCTCGGGTTCGAGATGTCGTACCGCTTCGGGAGGTGGTAA
- a CDS encoding TIGR03617 family F420-dependent LLM class oxidoreductase translates to MKLDVGMLTHDLRSIPDYARRVEALGFDCLWASETQHDPFLPLAVAATATTRLKLGTAIAVAFPRSPMLTAHTAWDLQNASDGRFILGLGSQVKGHNERRFSVKFESPAPKMREIVLALRAIWDCWQNGTRLNFRGQFYRFDLMTPFFNPGPIAHPKIPVYVAGVNAAMCRVAGEVCEGLSVHPFNSPKYLREYVQPAVEEGFRKSRRTRADFTYSTQSFVIIGDTEDELRPQREAVRQQIAFYASTRTYEPVLAAHGWQDLVPHLHRKSVEGDWAGMARLITDEMVDTYAVTASWDTIASRLEDRYAGLLDRTAFYQPHQPGLDDPRLARVVKQFNG, encoded by the coding sequence ATGAAGCTCGACGTCGGCATGCTGACGCACGACCTGCGATCGATTCCCGATTACGCCCGGCGCGTGGAGGCGCTGGGGTTCGATTGCCTGTGGGCCTCCGAGACCCAGCACGACCCGTTCCTGCCCCTCGCCGTGGCGGCCACGGCGACGACGCGCCTCAAGCTCGGCACCGCCATCGCCGTCGCCTTTCCCCGAAGCCCCATGCTCACGGCCCACACGGCCTGGGACCTGCAGAACGCCTCCGATGGCCGCTTCATCCTGGGCCTGGGCTCGCAGGTGAAGGGCCACAACGAGCGGCGGTTCTCGGTGAAGTTCGAGTCGCCCGCGCCCAAGATGCGGGAGATCGTGCTGGCGCTGCGGGCCATCTGGGACTGCTGGCAGAACGGAACCCGGCTGAACTTCAGGGGGCAGTTCTATCGGTTCGACCTGATGACGCCCTTCTTCAACCCCGGCCCCATCGCGCACCCCAAGATCCCCGTGTACGTGGCCGGCGTGAACGCCGCCATGTGCCGGGTGGCCGGCGAGGTGTGCGAGGGGCTGAGCGTGCACCCGTTCAACAGCCCGAAGTACCTTCGTGAGTACGTGCAGCCCGCCGTCGAGGAGGGGTTTCGTAAGTCCCGACGCACGCGGGCTGATTTCACTTACAGCACACAGAGTTTCGTGATCATCGGTGATACCGAGGACGAGCTCAGGCCGCAGCGCGAGGCCGTCCGCCAGCAGATCGCCTTCTACGCCTCGACCCGAACCTACGAGCCCGTGCTGGCGGCCCACGGCTGGCAGGACCTGGTCCCTCACCTGCACCGCAAGTCCGTCGAGGGCGACTGGGCGGGCATGGCCCGGCTGATCACCGACGAGATGGTCGACACCTACGCGGTGACGGCAAGCTGGGACACCATCGCGAGCCGCCTCGAGGACCGCTACGCGGGGCTTCTGGACCGGACGGCGTTCTACCAGCCGCACCAACCCGGCCTGGACGATCCGCGCCTGGCCCGCGTGGTGAAGCAGTTCAACGGCTGA
- a CDS encoding amidohydrolase family protein, whose translation MTGGFGQGTGDFEQGTGAPAGATPVPRRNRGRRWFTYAISVATILVATPVAAADYAGPLIDAHSHVPDARAIEAYVAAMQRNNVSKVLLLGVGGIQKSDPAFIAAAVKKHPDRVIPGLPLPDPQSEAAAARIDAELARGSARAIGEVHVRQVSRKIDRDPSGPAFLKILGVAGRRKVPVVIHQDLNDRAAGALERALQAAPAATIVLAHAGESGPQQLDGLLARNPNLMVDLSGMHFERKPRLATEDGPLDPAWKALIERRPERFVMGMDVWSPRLFEPAMLDRLMRWTRRILGELRPDVAEQVAYANAARLYGVK comes from the coding sequence GTGACGGGCGGTTTTGGACAGGGCACGGGCGATTTTGAACAGGGCACGGGCGCCCCGGCTGGCGCCACGCCCGTGCCCCGCCGGAATCGCGGTCGGCGGTGGTTCACGTACGCGATCAGCGTCGCAACAATCCTTGTGGCCACGCCCGTGGCGGCGGCGGATTATGCGGGGCCGCTGATCGATGCGCACTCGCATGTGCCGGACGCCCGGGCCATCGAGGCGTATGTCGCGGCGATGCAGCGGAACAACGTCAGCAAGGTCTTGCTCCTGGGCGTGGGCGGAATCCAGAAGAGCGACCCCGCCTTCATCGCGGCGGCCGTGAAGAAGCATCCCGATCGCGTGATCCCCGGTCTGCCCCTGCCCGACCCCCAGAGCGAGGCGGCCGCCGCCCGCATCGACGCCGAGCTCGCCCGGGGCTCGGCCCGGGCCATCGGCGAGGTGCACGTGCGACAGGTCTCCCGGAAGATCGACCGAGATCCGTCCGGGCCCGCCTTCCTGAAGATCCTCGGCGTCGCCGGTCGCCGCAAGGTGCCGGTGGTGATCCACCAGGACCTGAACGATCGCGCCGCCGGCGCCCTGGAGCGGGCCCTCCAGGCGGCGCCCGCGGCGACGATCGTGCTGGCCCACGCCGGCGAGAGCGGGCCCCAGCAGCTCGACGGGCTTCTGGCGCGCAATCCCAATCTCATGGTCGACCTGTCCGGCATGCACTTCGAGCGAAAGCCCCGTCTCGCCACGGAAGACGGCCCGCTCGATCCCGCCTGGAAGGCCCTGATCGAGCGCCGACCCGAGCGCTTCGTCATGGGCATGGACGTCTGGTCGCCGCGCTTGTTCGAGCCAGCCATGCTGGACCGGCTCATGCGCTGGACGCGGCGCATCCTGGGGGAGCTGCGCCCGGACGTCGCCGAACAGGTCGCCTATGCCAACGCGGCCCGCCTGTACGGGGTGAAGTGA
- the pfp gene encoding diphosphate--fructose-6-phosphate 1-phosphotransferase, whose translation MSIDNTLAILVGGGPAPGINAVIAAATIEARNHGVRVLGCYDGFRWLAQGDTEHVVELGINDLSRIHFEGGSILRTSRTNPTRTPDGVAQVADALKRLSVDHLITIGGDDTAYAASRLAKTMPGLTVAHVPKTIDNDLPLPSDIVTFGFTTACNLGMELVRNLMQDAATTERWFFVTVMGRHAGHLALGIGGAAGATLTVIAEEFAEPRISLDRLVDVLEGAIIKRRAHGRQHGVAILSEGLAEKLDPATLGPVERDQYGNVRLTELELGRMVKERVTASLRARDIEVSIVDKDLGYELRCAPPGAHDIQYCRSLGYWATRFLLEGGSNAMVTIQAGRLVPVPFGLMMDSRTGRIRVRYVNVESEMYQTLNAYMIRLKPEDLDDPQALAALAKAGKLSEEAFLARFGPAVKR comes from the coding sequence ATGAGCATCGACAACACGCTGGCCATTCTCGTAGGCGGCGGGCCGGCCCCCGGCATCAACGCCGTCATCGCCGCAGCGACGATCGAAGCTCGCAACCACGGGGTGCGCGTGCTCGGTTGCTACGACGGCTTCCGGTGGCTGGCTCAGGGCGATACCGAGCACGTCGTGGAGCTCGGTATCAACGACCTGTCGCGCATCCACTTCGAGGGCGGGTCGATCTTGAGAACCTCGCGGACCAATCCGACCCGCACCCCCGATGGCGTGGCCCAGGTGGCCGACGCCCTCAAGCGGCTCAGCGTCGACCATCTCATCACCATCGGGGGCGACGACACCGCCTACGCGGCTTCCCGCCTGGCCAAGACCATGCCCGGACTCACCGTGGCCCACGTCCCCAAGACGATCGACAACGACCTGCCCCTGCCCAGCGACATCGTGACGTTCGGCTTCACCACCGCCTGCAACCTGGGCATGGAGCTCGTGCGCAACCTGATGCAGGATGCCGCGACCACCGAGCGGTGGTTCTTCGTCACCGTGATGGGTCGCCACGCCGGTCACCTGGCCCTCGGCATCGGGGGCGCCGCCGGCGCCACGCTGACGGTCATCGCCGAGGAGTTCGCCGAGCCGCGCATCAGCCTGGACCGGCTCGTCGACGTGCTGGAAGGCGCCATCATCAAGCGCCGGGCGCACGGACGGCAGCACGGCGTGGCCATCCTGAGCGAGGGGCTGGCCGAGAAGCTGGACCCGGCCACGCTGGGGCCGGTGGAGCGGGATCAGTACGGCAACGTGCGCCTCACCGAGCTCGAGCTCGGCCGGATGGTCAAGGAGCGTGTGACGGCCAGCCTGCGGGCCCGCGACATCGAGGTCAGCATCGTGGACAAGGACCTCGGCTACGAGCTGCGCTGCGCTCCGCCGGGGGCCCACGACATCCAGTACTGTCGGAGCCTGGGCTACTGGGCCACCCGCTTCCTGCTGGAAGGCGGCAGCAACGCCATGGTCACCATCCAGGCCGGTCGGCTGGTGCCCGTCCCCTTCGGGCTCATGATGGACTCGCGCACCGGCCGGATCCGCGTGCGGTACGTCAACGTGGAATCCGAGATGTACCAGACGCTCAATGCCTACATGATCCGGCTCAAGCCGGAAGACCTGGACGATCCGCAGGCGCTGGCGGCGCTGGCCAAGGCCGGGAAGCTGAGCGAAGAGGCGTTCCTCGCCCGTTTCGGCCCCGCCGTCAAGCGCTAG
- a CDS encoding RidA family protein, with protein MAALFHHFSLEGGRATMGAEARFKELNLTLPPPATPLANYVGAVRVGNLLFLAGHGPVRSEGKPAVRGKLGRDLSVEQGYKAAREVGLNLLATTRASLGSLDRVKRVVKVLGMVNSAEGFTEQPKVINGFSDLMVEVFGDAGKHARSAVGMAELPMGIPVEIEMILEVE; from the coding sequence ATGGCCGCGCTCTTTCATCACTTCTCGCTCGAGGGAGGACGCGCGACCATGGGCGCCGAGGCCCGTTTCAAGGAGCTCAACCTCACGCTGCCCCCGCCGGCTACGCCGCTGGCCAACTACGTCGGCGCCGTCCGGGTGGGAAACCTGCTCTTCCTGGCCGGCCACGGCCCTGTGCGCAGCGAGGGCAAGCCGGCGGTCCGCGGCAAGCTCGGCCGCGACCTGTCCGTCGAGCAGGGCTACAAGGCTGCCCGCGAGGTCGGGCTCAATCTGCTGGCCACGACGCGCGCGTCCCTGGGCAGCCTCGACCGCGTCAAGCGCGTGGTCAAAGTCCTCGGCATGGTGAACTCCGCCGAGGGGTTCACCGAGCAGCCCAAAGTCATCAACGGCTTCTCCGACCTGATGGTCGAGGTGTTCGGGGACGCCGGCAAGCACGCGCGCTCGGCCGTCGGCATGGCCGAGCTGCCCATGGGGATCCCCGTGGAGATCGAGATGATCCTCGAGGTGGAATAG
- a CDS encoding zinc-binding dehydrogenase produces MKALAFTAFGGPEELALRDVPDPVAGPGEIVVGVRACALNHLDLLVRAGLPALKTPLPFWTGCDIAGDVAAVAADVRDVPVGQRVVVNPSLSCGRCEFCLQGEDCLCAEYRLVGEHVPGGLAEYVKVPAANVRRLPDHVSYEEAAAFVLTNMTAWRMIVTQGQVRLGQDVLILGVGGGVSSAAVQIARLCGARVWVTSSNDAKLERARQLGADVCINYAKEDWARVVRDKTGRRGVDVIIENVGAATWKQSLRALRRGGRLVTCGATTGPIGETDIRIVFWNQLHIVGSTMANRAEFDTVVRLLFEGRLGPIIDEVVPLKDGAAAQQRLAAGEQFGKIVLQV; encoded by the coding sequence ATGAAGGCCCTGGCGTTCACGGCGTTCGGGGGACCTGAGGAGTTGGCTCTGCGGGACGTCCCCGACCCCGTGGCCGGGCCCGGCGAGATCGTGGTCGGCGTCCGGGCCTGCGCGCTGAATCACCTGGACCTCCTCGTGCGCGCGGGCCTCCCCGCGCTCAAGACCCCGCTGCCATTCTGGACCGGCTGCGACATCGCCGGCGACGTGGCCGCGGTGGCCGCCGACGTCCGCGACGTGCCGGTGGGCCAGCGCGTCGTGGTGAACCCGAGTCTGTCCTGTGGCCGGTGCGAGTTTTGCCTGCAGGGCGAGGACTGCCTGTGCGCGGAGTACCGGCTCGTCGGCGAGCACGTCCCCGGCGGGCTGGCCGAGTACGTCAAGGTGCCGGCCGCCAACGTGCGGCGCCTGCCCGATCACGTCTCCTACGAGGAGGCCGCCGCCTTCGTGCTGACCAACATGACGGCGTGGCGGATGATCGTGACCCAGGGGCAGGTCCGGCTCGGCCAGGACGTGCTCATCCTCGGCGTGGGCGGCGGGGTGTCGTCGGCGGCGGTGCAGATCGCCCGGCTGTGCGGGGCGCGGGTTTGGGTGACCTCCTCCAACGACGCCAAGCTCGAGCGGGCCCGCCAGCTCGGCGCCGACGTCTGTATCAATTACGCGAAAGAGGACTGGGCCCGGGTCGTGCGCGACAAGACCGGGCGGCGCGGCGTGGACGTGATCATCGAAAACGTGGGCGCGGCCACGTGGAAACAGTCGCTGCGCGCGCTGCGCCGGGGCGGCCGCCTGGTCACCTGCGGGGCCACCACCGGCCCCATCGGCGAGACCGACATCCGGATCGTCTTCTGGAACCAGCTGCACATCGTCGGCTCGACGATGGCCAACCGGGCAGAGTTCGACACCGTCGTGCGGCTGCTCTTCGAGGGCCGGCTCGGGCCCATCATCGACGAGGTGGTGCCGCTCAAGGACGGCGCCGCCGCCCAGCAGCGCCTGGCCGCCGGCGAGCAGTTCGGCAAGATCGTGCTCCAGGTCTGA
- a CDS encoding xanthine dehydrogenase family protein molybdopterin-binding subunit: MGARYFGAAVRRREDPRFLRGEGRFIDDITLPGLLHAAFVRSPHAHARIRAIRTEEAARAAGVAGVFTFATLERGMAPLPLFGAPPPGLAAAIAFEFRQAPQYALCRDRARHVGEIVAMVVADSPARAEDAAARVSVEWEPLPPAVDVRAAAASGAPLIHPEWGTNVAVGFTHAIGDTAAAFARADVVVSETFTTQRYVGMPVETRGVIAQWDRRDGTLTTWNSTQVSHFVQQGLADILRLPHHKIRVIAPDLGGGFGTKAAGYPEDVLVPLAAMALRRPVKWIEDRREHMMAAAHARDQIHEIALAAARDGTMLALRDRIWVDLGAYNSWGIVLPYNTVAHLIGPHRIRDMQVEVQGIVTNKTTNAPYRGAGRPETVFAMDRIVDHLAHKLGMDPAELRRRNYLRADELPWDLGMPYRDGNSLVYDSGDFRGALEAALEAADYETFRAAQPRLRAQGVYQGIGLSGYVEGTAIGPYEGATVKLDLTGRATVATGAVSSGQGHETSFAQVAADALGIPLEWVTVVGGDTAAVAFGVGTFASRSAVTAGNSIADACHQVRDKLVRAAATLLEAAPADIEIDDGMVAVRGAPATALPLARVIQASLPTFARPGVAPPDFEASAYHHVPTVTYASAVHVAQVEADPDTGRVRLLRYVVAHDCGKVINPIIVDGQVHGGVAQGVGGALGEEMVYDGSGQLLTGSLMDYAVPIAAELPFIETVHLEFPSPRNPLGAKGLGEGGAISPPPAIANAIEDALAPFGVRITSTPVRPAALFAMISRGPR, translated from the coding sequence ATGGGCGCCAGGTATTTCGGAGCCGCCGTCCGCCGTCGCGAGGATCCGCGGTTCCTCCGTGGCGAGGGCCGCTTCATCGACGACATCACGCTGCCCGGTCTGCTCCATGCCGCCTTCGTGCGCTCCCCGCATGCGCACGCCCGGATCCGCGCGATTCGTACGGAGGAGGCCGCGCGCGCGGCCGGCGTGGCCGGCGTGTTCACCTTCGCCACGCTCGAGCGCGGGATGGCGCCGCTGCCCCTGTTCGGCGCGCCGCCCCCGGGCCTGGCCGCGGCGATCGCCTTCGAGTTCCGGCAGGCCCCGCAGTACGCGCTGTGCCGCGACCGGGCCCGACACGTCGGCGAAATCGTCGCGATGGTCGTGGCGGACAGCCCCGCCCGGGCCGAGGACGCGGCCGCGCGGGTTTCCGTGGAGTGGGAGCCCCTGCCCCCGGCCGTGGACGTGCGGGCGGCCGCCGCGTCCGGGGCGCCGCTGATCCATCCCGAGTGGGGCACCAACGTCGCCGTCGGCTTCACCCATGCCATCGGCGACACCGCCGCGGCCTTCGCCCGGGCCGACGTCGTCGTGAGCGAGACCTTCACCACCCAGCGCTACGTCGGCATGCCGGTCGAGACGCGCGGGGTCATCGCCCAGTGGGACCGGCGCGACGGCACGCTCACCACCTGGAACAGCACGCAGGTGTCCCACTTCGTCCAGCAGGGCCTGGCCGACATCCTGCGCCTGCCCCACCACAAGATCCGCGTCATTGCGCCCGATCTCGGAGGAGGCTTCGGCACCAAGGCCGCCGGCTACCCCGAGGACGTGCTTGTCCCCCTGGCCGCCATGGCCCTGCGACGCCCGGTCAAGTGGATCGAGGATCGGCGCGAGCACATGATGGCCGCGGCCCACGCCCGTGACCAGATCCACGAGATCGCGCTGGCGGCGGCCCGCGACGGCACGATGCTGGCCCTGCGCGACCGGATCTGGGTCGACCTCGGCGCTTACAACTCGTGGGGCATCGTGCTGCCCTACAACACGGTGGCCCACCTGATCGGCCCGCATCGCATCCGCGACATGCAGGTCGAGGTCCAGGGCATCGTCACCAACAAGACGACCAACGCGCCGTACCGAGGGGCGGGGCGGCCCGAGACGGTCTTCGCGATGGACCGCATCGTCGACCACCTGGCGCACAAGCTGGGAATGGACCCCGCCGAGCTCCGGCGGCGGAATTACCTCCGCGCCGACGAGCTGCCCTGGGACCTGGGCATGCCCTACCGCGACGGAAACTCGCTCGTGTACGACAGCGGCGACTTCCGCGGCGCCCTGGAGGCGGCCCTCGAGGCTGCCGACTACGAGACGTTCCGCGCCGCCCAGCCGCGCCTGCGCGCCCAGGGGGTCTATCAGGGTATCGGCCTCTCGGGCTACGTGGAGGGCACGGCCATCGGCCCCTACGAGGGCGCCACGGTGAAGCTCGACCTCACCGGACGGGCCACCGTCGCCACCGGCGCCGTCAGCTCCGGCCAGGGCCACGAGACCTCGTTCGCCCAGGTCGCCGCCGACGCCCTGGGCATCCCGCTCGAGTGGGTGACGGTGGTCGGGGGCGACACGGCCGCGGTGGCCTTCGGCGTGGGAACGTTCGCCAGCCGCAGCGCGGTCACGGCGGGCAACTCCATCGCCGACGCCTGCCACCAGGTGCGTGACAAGCTGGTGCGGGCCGCGGCCACGCTGCTGGAGGCGGCGCCTGCCGACATCGAGATCGACGACGGCATGGTCGCCGTTCGCGGAGCTCCGGCCACCGCGTTGCCGCTGGCCCGGGTGATCCAGGCCTCGCTTCCCACCTTCGCCCGCCCGGGCGTGGCCCCGCCCGACTTCGAGGCCAGCGCCTACCATCACGTGCCCACGGTGACCTACGCGAGCGCCGTCCACGTCGCCCAGGTCGAGGCCGACCCCGACACCGGGCGCGTTCGGCTGCTGAGGTACGTGGTCGCGCACGACTGCGGCAAGGTGATCAATCCGATCATCGTCGACGGACAGGTCCACGGCGGCGTCGCTCAGGGCGTAGGGGGCGCGCTGGGGGAGGAGATGGTCTACGACGGGTCGGGCCAGCTCCTGACCGGCAGCCTCATGGATTATGCCGTGCCCATCGCGGCCGAGCTGCCCTTCATCGAGACGGTGCACCTGGAGTTCCCGTCTCCCCGGAATCCCCTGGGCGCCAAAGGGCTGGGCGAGGGCGGCGCCATCTCGCCGCCGCCGGCCATCGCCAACGCCATCGAGGACGCCCTGGCCCCCTTCGGCGTGCGCATCACCAGCACCCCGGTGCGGCCGGCGGCGCTGTTCGCGATGATCAGTCGAGGCCCCAGGTGA